The stretch of DNA tagttactaaattttcgtagcaaaataattttgtagcaagttctaataaaaaaatactatatgaGTTTCCTACCAAATATTTTAGtagcaaatttatatttttagctaCAATTATCTTTGGTAGCTAACATTTTGAgcactaaataaaaatttgcTACTAAATTTTAGTAGCAAAATGAGTTTTAATCAAAATGACACTAAATATGCTTGTTACTAAAAATTTTGGTGGCATATGAATACTTTTAGCTACTAGTATTTTTTGTAGCTAAAATTTTATATTGGCGTAAAATATAAAGTTGATGCATTTTGTGTATATTAGAATTTATtgcaattataaatttattgctactaaattatatcatatttttacactagcaaataaatatttctagttAAAGTGTTTTATgtattactaattaataaatgtagaatataatataatatatatgtaagaatagtaaacataaaaacataattaaatcTGTACTTGTGctccaaattaaaaaaattaatctatattttcttaaaaaacaatatgtatataaattatattttgttgtaatATTAAAGAAAggtaaaaagaaataattaaatttataataaatgaataagataaactaaatttaaaaaattataaacgccacaaaaaattgaaagaaaaataatgtaataaacAACTACATAAGTCATAtaggatatatataattttgttgaaACAAAGATACTAGATGGACCCTCTAATAAGCTTCagtaaaaatttcaaagaaaccaACATAGATAAAAGCATcttagggaaaaaaaaaaacacttactaccttaaaacaaattaataaactGAAAGGTTTGCATAACACAATAACAATGTTTCTTTTATTGTGATCACTCAATTAAAGCACTCCATCTTCTGTAATTTCTTCTAAAAATTGGTCAGCCCATTCCAAAcgaatttcatcaatttcttgTTTTGTATAAGTTTTTTTCCCATTCCACTGCAATGAGTAAGGTAAGTATTAGTTCATATAGtagtatttataataaaatagaaaaatattttatcataGTGTATATaccccaaatatatatatatataacttacttGAGTGGTTAGCCAATTGATAGGTctagaattcatgcaaaattCACGCATGTATCTCATTACATAATATCCACACTCAAAATCCGATATTTGTTGAGGACACTGcacatatttatgaaataaaaacacataaatattttaaaatttatagaataattactatattgttatattaatgtaattttattttacaacttACTTTTATAGATTTCCATGTAATGCCAGACTTTTTTGGCTGCCTATTACTGGAAGCATTGTAGTAATCAAAAGTCCTAATAAACaaaagaaatattaaaataatttaaaaaataaaaattaaattagactAAACCATAATATTATTTAACTTACATTGCCATTAgagataaaattttattaggCGGGGGTAATCCAATTGAGTCAAGCCAATAACATGTTTCACGCAATACATCAATAATTGCTAGCATCCAATGGTCTCTGTTGACCACCAAAGTAAGATATTATATGTAAGTCAAATATATTGATAACATAAATAGTTAACTAAATAATTCTTACCCAGTATTAACAGAAAGCAACCAAAATTGTCCCGCTTCTGTTCCTTCCATGCGATCTGCCATTGTCATTGCATTTTGTGCTTGACATGAATCCAAAGCTAAAATTGGATGAAAGAAACGAAAATATTGTGCTCGATTTGCCTTCACCAACTTTTCATGTAAGATCCTAAATATTACAATTagattaataaggaaaaaatattatttagtgCATTAAGTGTAATTTAAAGATAAATTTTTTACCTAATGTAAAATACTATGCAAGCAGCTCCAATCCGTTTCATAGTGCCTAGATGAATTACATCGATAGGTGAAATATGTAAATATTCATCATTATCCAAAATTTCTGGGTCCATGACCATGGAAAAAGTGTGTGAAGCTTTTATAAATCGAACAGCTAGTAATGCAGCTTTTACACCCTTTGGAGTGTCCTTAGGAATCTCAAATTTAATTGGAGAATCTCGCACTTCTTCTAAATTTGAGGACGATTTAGTGGGTTTTTGTGAAGATGAGGGTTGATCTTTTTCTTTACTTGGCTCCAGTTGCGTGAAAAAACTATTTTGTTTATcctgaatcaaaaaaaaaaattgttataatttatttaaaatacatgaaaaaaaaatatgtgagagTAAATTTATGTTCTAATAAAACCATTGATGGAATTCTGATTGGTGACTCTGATGATCGTTCCTCTAATAATCTGCCTTGTTGTGATTCAtagaatattttcatattctcttGAACGATTCTTGCAACATTATTATCTTGGTCCTTCCTTAGATCTTCAATGATTTTCTCTAATTTGTCCAAACGTTCTTCTTCAATCTCTTTATGTTTGGATGATAATTCCACTGAGATCTTTTTCCGGGTGTAGGACCTAAACCTCGTAACCAACCGTATTTTCCTTCACCTAACACCtgcctatatatagcagcctcATCAACTACTAGTAGCAAGCCATCTTCAAATTGAATAAGTTTATCTCGTCGCAACTCAACCATTTCATTCtacaataacaataaaataatgaattattacttttacaaaaacgattaaataaaattactttaaaGTTAACATACATATTTTTCCTTGGCTATTTCGTTGATCCATCCATTCTCAATCGTATAATGAGTTTTTCGAAACATTTCGATCTCTCCACACTTCATAGTTTGTTGTTGTACTTCATCACCTATGCTTTGTTTTGATTTCTGTAatacatttaaataataaataaaattaaatataataatattttaatgctaTTATACGAAAAAAATACTACCTCTTCATGTAAGTATTGAATAAAGGATTTTATTCCACCAGAATACATAAAAGAAacttttgctctatttttagAACCTGCAGCTAACTTTTTCTACATAACATATTTCATGTCAGTATTAAGAATTTAAAAGTATTAAATGTGTACAAATTGAAGAAATATTATGATACCTTCCATTCTTCATTAGAAAAACAGTTTTTACACATCCATTCCCAGTCTTCGTCTGTTAGCACCAACTTTTTAGGTCGATTTTCTAATGGATTTTTACCTTCCTCGATAAGAGATTTGTATTTACTGTGGCATTTGTTACGGTAGCCCCTATATCTCTCTTGACAATAGTGATTGCAAATAGTTTCGAGGTATggatcttttttaaaatctatgtcaaagatgtcctaaaaaaaagataattattacatgaattataaaattatagctTTATGTACATAAAAATTGTACTATAAATATGTATACCATGATGCAAGCATATACAACTTTCTTATCTTCTGGAAGAATTTTGGCCCAACTACTATACTGAAGTGGAGCATGATGACGTACTTTTACACCAACGGTGTTTCCAAATATAGTTGCATTTGGCCCATAAACTCTAAGTTCACCTTTcctataagaaattattttcttacttGTATCATTTTTTGATGAACGTCTAACTCCATCCCCACGAGTAGGGCCACGGGTGTTCTTCTTTGATTCTGTCCataattacaatataatttGTGATATaactatatttatgtatatattatctTAATTAAGTCATGCATGTATGAACGGTTGTACCTAACAATTCTTGAATTTCATCATCGGATGGTGTTGTTGAATCTTCATTTGGAGAACAAGGCACGGGAGGTGGAGATTTTGTAGATGTTGAATCATTATTATGTGTCTTCTTTGGACCAAATGACCTTGTACGACTTAATGGTAGATCACGTGACTTCTTATTTGACATGACTGTAAAGTGAAAAATACCAAATTAATTAGTATTGCATGTAACAAATTtttatattgaaaaattaaaaaaacaaaaaattgacgCACTTTATACCTAATTAGTTTTATCACTCAATATTATATCTTCGAATCATCAAGTTACGGTTCTTCTTGTATCATCATTGTGATTTATTGGAATATCACTAAATACTCCATCATCACATTCTATATCTTCGATATCATCCCGAATAAGATTGATATTACTTATTGTTGaatcaaaatttaaatcaatattattcaaaaattCTTCTTGATATGCTTCGTAACCGATGATAGTGggatcttcatcatcatcttcaccaTGATCCGGCTTTGGTGGTATATCCCAAATGTGGCGATGATTCACTTTCTCGCACTACTTTccaatctttattttttttaatatcatctAAATAAAAGACTGAACATACTTGATTAGCAAGAACAAATGGTTCATCTTCAAACCATTTTGAGCTAATGTTTATACTAGTAAAATGATACTCAGTATACATTTTATTCCCATTGGTATTGTACCAAGAACATTTGAACAATACAACTGTATTCCAATAGAGGTAGTGTACTTCCCAAATTTCATCAATGACGCCGtaaaaattacacatttttcCTTCATGATTCCTTCAACCAAAACACCATGATTTTGAGTTGTACGTTTTTCATCTCGACTTTTTGTATGATATCGAACTCCATTAACCATACAACCATCATATGAACAAACCAACAAATCGAGTTGCACCGCAATTGCATACAAATCTTCTACTGCTTGACCAGAAGTTGTttcgttcattttttttatctgtgaatatttcaaatttcatatTGTCATTTTATGATGCAAACACAAATTTATgttataagatattttaatttatattttatacttactttattttcaaaccaTCTTGAAAATTCATTTTTTTGTACTTGGTCAATGCTCGGAAAATCCTTGAGATTGTAAGAATAATCTATGTTCTCTGTTTTCATAACAAGTactatgaaatattaattttatgctaaaacataaatattataatatttgggAAGGAAAAACAAATTAACTTACGTTAAGTATGTGTCTAACTCAAGACAATTATTCAAAATGTACCATTGAACTTGGTTTCGTTCCTCTTGAGTTAGTGTGAAAGATGATTGTTTGCCAAATGGTCTTGTAGGCATGTTGAATATAGACAAGGTAGATTCTTTTCTGACGCCAAGGTTTTCAGAATTACGATCAGGGCGATTAAATCGTGTCTCTATTCCACGAAGATACATGGAACAAAAATTTAATGCCTCGGTAATAATGTATCCTTGAGCAATACAACCTTCAGGTCGAGCTTTGTTCTTTACATATTTCTTTAAATGACCTAATTCCCTGAAATTTATTATGTTttcaatgtataattttaaaatattgtacTCAACAATTATCGAATAATACAAATTTAACTAAAATACACTTTATGATACCTTTCGATTGAATACATCCATCGCATTTGTACTGGACCTCCCAACTTAGCTTCTAATGGCAAATGCACCGCAAGATGAATCATCACATCGAAGAAAGCAGGAGGAAAAATACTTTCCAATTTACATAAGGTAAGTACAATGCCCTCTTCCAATTCATCTAAGTCTTTCACATTTAATGTCCTCGCACATAGTTTTCTAAAGAACAATGATAACTCAAAGCAATTGCATCCATCACCTTTTTATTCAAATATGGCCTTAAACCAATAGGTAACAACCTTTGCAGTAAGATATGACAATCATGGCTTTTCAACCCAAATAATTTTCCATCTTTCATGTTAACATTTCGAGAAATATTTCCTGCATATCCATCAGGAAATTTTACAGATTTTATGAACATACAAAATTCTTGTCGTTCCTTTGCCGATAGTGTATAACATGCTACTGGTTTCAACCATTTATTCCACTTTCTTTTTCATGTGTAGCTGCTTAGAATATTTAAGTCTTGTAAATCAAGTCTTGCCTTTTCAGTATCCTTAGACTTCCCATCGATACTAAATATTGTACCGACCACACTctcacatatatttttttcaatatgcatcACATCCAAATTATGTCTTAGTTTTAACTTAGGCCAGTATTCTAACTCCCACAAAATACTTTTTCGCCTCcagtttgttttgttttcataagaTGCATCCTTCATTTGTTGCTTATCTTCCTTAATGATCTTATCATTTTTCCCTGGCCTACATTTCCATAAACCTTTTACTTTGTCCAAGATTTCATCTCCTGTTAAAATTCTTGGAGCCGAACGTCTTTCAATTGTGCCATCGTACTCTTTATCCTTGCGCCATTGGTGGTTCAGACTCAAATATCGACGATGACCCATGAAACATGTTTTTCCTCTTACTCGAAATGAAGATGTGTCTTCCTCACAAACAGGACAAGCCTTATACCCTTGAGTGCTATACCGGACACGGTACCATATCTTTGGAAAATCATTAATCGTCCATAATACTGCAGCACGCATTGTAAAATATTCTTGGTCAACAATATCAAAAGTACGCACCCCATTTTCCCATAATTCCTTGAGCTCATCAATTAGAGGTCGTAAAAAGACATCTATGTCTTTGCCTGGAGCACTGGGTCCTGGAATTAGTAATGCCATCATTACGAATTCTCGTTTCATACATTTCCATGGAGGCATGTTATATGGCATTAGCAACACTGGCCACATACTATGTGCGTTTGATAAATCACCGAATGGATTGAATCCATCTGTTGCAAATCCCAACCTAACATTtctagtttcttttgcaaaattaGGATATTGTCGATCGAAATCCTTCCAGACTTCTGCATCAGCTGGGTGTCTAAGTTCACCATCAGTATCAACACGTTCTTCCTTATGCCACCTCATATCAGTTGATGTATGGCGAGACATAAAAAGTCGTTGTAGACGTGGAGTTATGGGAAAATATTGCATCTTTTTGTATGGGATCTTCTTGCCTTTAGTTCCTTGAAATTTGTATCGTTCATGATCACATACAGGACATCTTTCAGCATTTTCATTCTCTTTCCAAAATAAAGCACAATTGTCCTTACATACATGAATGGTTTCATATCTTAAACCAAGATCACGCAACATCTTCTTAGCCTCGTAATATGACCGTGGAATCTTATTGTCTTTGGGAAATGCTTTCCAAAGTAAGTCCAACAACAGATCAAATGATTTGTTACTCCAATCACACATCACTTTAATGTGCAttagattaacaataaatgttaaGCTCGAGAATACTGTGCATCCGGGGTACAACTCCTTTTCAAATTTCAGCTTCAGCAAATAAGTTAGGTAATGAATTCCTTGCATTGTTGTCGCCATTTGAATCTCCAAGGTTCACAAACTCACTATTTCTATGAGATTGATTAGCCAAATCCTCTAATGCTGGTATCATATcgtcatcatcttcatcatcactatCATATAATGTGTTGTCTTCCTCAACGATTGATTCTGCATTCTCTTCATCCTCGTGGATTTCGTGATATCTTCCCCGTGGAACTCCCATAAaacatattttgtataaaatccTCTTACAAATATATGGCGCTCAATCGTCTCCAAGTCATAATAGTATAAGTTCATACATGAAACACATGGACATCGAATCTTATTTTCATCATTCAAGTGAAAGGATGATAATTTGAGAAAATTTTTAAGTCCATTGAAAAACTCCTCCGATAATCTATCCTTTTGGAAAATCCAGTTCTTATCtatcattttttattgtatCTTCCGATAAACACAATGAATTATActacaagaaaaaatatttaatattaataattttgataaatactatattgtatttgaaaaaatatatgaaataatataataataaataatatgatttttttgtttGGGTTGCTCTGGTAGtttatatgtgaatttttgttaCGATTTAGGTTGTTCAATTACTATGAGGGTTTCTATGTGAAATTATGTGaagatacaaaaaaaattattttcaagtgtaaaagtaaaaaaatcctATCAAATATTCTttagttattaataattataggtgccgtttggtaacacttttttaatcacttttctgtttttaaaattagaaaagtcaaaatatttttcaaaaacatattctataaaactgtttttacttttcaatatttttaattgaaaattaaaattttaaaaacaaaaaagtcacttttactatttttttaaacaatttttttaatcaatgttTTAAACTccgactcagacccaaactcggcCCTAGCCCTGGTACCGAACCTAGCACCCgatccagacccggacccagacccgacttaaataaaatcaaaaaacaaaataaaaataaattttacagaacacacttttgttttcagcttttaaaattaaaaaacaaaagtggttatagaaaacatttttgtttttcagaaacaaaattttaaaaacaaaaattctacctcatttttgtaatttaaaaattaaaaaacataattgttaccaaacggcaccataGTGTAtaaatttttggggttttttcaataatatacttAACATTGATTTTATTTGCAAAAATACCTTTAACAAATTTATTTGCACAAATACCGATGTGCCACATCAGCATAAAtgccaaaatttaaaattattaccgaaaattaaaaaaacttaaaaattctCGCTTCCAGAAATTTCAGTGTTTTGcaagtaaaaaaaatagtaatcttttggttgcttttgatgtaaataatatatcaattagttacttttcattaaaaaaaaatatatttcaaaataatttttctcataCACATTTAGTTGCTTATTTTATGGATTActacaataaatattataatagttTATATTTAAGAGTTTGCTAGaatctaaataaatttactttaaaTAAGTAACAACAACACATCCTATCTAACAGAGAAGATatcatgtttaaaaatttagtttcttataaattattttagaaattagttgatatttaaaaattcgattttctagtaaagaaactaaaaggttacttttgattttaattattttttccgaCATcagtaataaaatatatacttcCCATATGTTAAAACGATCTCCTTGAAAAGTAGATCGTGGTGATATAATTTTTGAGCTCAAATAATTATCGGTGTAaccaaaaaaattgtttaaacttttcttaaaaaagacaaaaaaaaaagagttattttttaatattaaagaaaattatgaatatattatgtatatatatattttttaagccTACTAATTCCTCTCACGTAGCTACTATGAAAGTGGCCAATAAAATGATATGGAATGCTTACCGGAGAGAGAAAAcaatttagaaaaagaaaaagtttaagagaaataaaatgatatgaaataaaACTTATCCTAATTTGAATGTATACCGCTTAGCAATTTAAGAGAATTAATATTGGGTATATccttaaattaaataagtcatcatatatctataaataaaatataattaacgtCTCCTGCtgtaattaatcctaaattttaTTGGCACAACTAAAGTGACGATCTAATATTTCTTATTTATTGTTGAAGTgtataaataaattcatatttatatttataattgataATTTATGGTTTATATATAGTTTCAACTCAAAAATAAGTGCTACACAACTAAGTATAAAGAATATAATACTAATTTTTGTTTCagatatatatacttaattgttactatttttgaaaattaaaaattatgatactctaatttttttagtaattaattacatttgtcatttaaaaataaaacatattatattttttaaaaataatgtcactcaatttattttttgttaaaaaaatattttttaaaatagattacatttaattagttttggtaggctaataataataataataataataataataataataataataataataataataataataataataataacaataaaaaagagTATATACAGCTAGCTGCAAATATACGCAATATCAAAGAGCAGCTGTATCAACCCTAAACTGCTCTTTCCCTTTGTTCGACTTTGCCGAAGAACGGCAGCTCTCAGTATCAACCCTAAAATCGATCTCAGTCTCTCCCTCTCGTTCTGCTCTGTTCGATCCCTCTCGTTCTGCTCTGTTCGACTTCGGCGAAGAACGGCACCTCAGGCAGTACGTTCTGCTCTGTTCGACTTCGGCGAAGAACGGCAGCACGAAATATGGAGAGTTCAAGAGATTTGGCGGTGGGGACAGTGGCTGTGGGTGCATCGTGTTGCTAAGTCTGTCTCTCGTCAACGTGAGATTGAGAGGCGGAGAATGAGGGATCAGTTGGAAGATCGGCTACAAAGAGTAATAATTTGTTCTACTGTCAATCTATATCTGCATTTTATTTGTTGATACTGTGTTGCTTGTGTTATATGCATATTTTCTAAAAGTTCTCTTTCTATGATTATCAGGCAATTAGGAGACAAAGAGCCGAGTATTTAAGGCAGAGAGGAAGGCTTCTTTTTGAAGACGAGACCTTCCTTGCATTACTCTCTTAGAAACATCAACAAAAGAATCATAGTCATAATCCCAAAACCCTTTTGATGATTCTCTCTCTGTTTTCTTCTCCTTAGCCGCGAATTTACCCATTTTCCTAGCGAACAGACTCATGAAACCCTTCTCAAACAACCCATccttgtattttgttttctcacCGAACGGAGCCGGCTTCCCCGACGGCTCGGCTATCCCACACCGCGCCACTCCCAAGCCGTaatgggttttggttttgggaagCTGAGGGGAATGAAAGTGAAGGGGTTGGAAGCTTAGAACAACCACCATACTGGAAAATGGGTATGGTGAATAGTGAACAATGAATGAATCTTCAGAGGAAAGAGCTTAATTCTTCAATTATTTCTTCCTCCTTGTAAAGTATAGATCCGTCATCTCTTGGGATTTGTGTGTTTTGCAATGTTACATGTTTAACATACAGGGGACTGTCATCTTTATAGATAAGCATTTGGGAAAacgaaaatttcatataaaGGATGTACTAGTGTAAAATGCCATGACATTTCATCTTTATAGAAATATTCACAGGTTCATAAAGTTTATTTCTTCATTGAGAATGAATGTTACcatttgtaatatggttttggAGCTCATCTACAGTTCTAAACTTTTCTTTAGCCTATTTGGTTATTTCCCCAATGGCTTAATTGTTGCTTTTCATTCTTCCCTCGTTGTCTACCTGTTGCTGCTCTTGGTTTGCTCTTTGTTTTCATTTAAACATTTGGCATGGTTGCAAATATGACCCTTCCTTTTGTTTCTTAACGGACTCTTTGGTAGAGTTTATGACATTCTTTTATGTTGTTGATGCTTTTGTTAATAGTAGCAATCCAGTTTCAAAAATCTCAATCATGTTATTCAAGTTGAAACATTTgcatgttttatattatttgtttcTACTTGCACGATTGTTTTTCCATTATGTTGCCTCATTAGAGTGAACATGTGACAGTAAAATTTCCATCCTATGTGCTTCCAATTATGATTTGTACCTCTCCTGTTTGTTTCACCCTACAGatattttactaattattttgGAATGATACTTCTCAGGTATCAATTATGGAAGCCATATCTTAGAGCTGTTATGGAGCGTGACATGAAAGCTGTTAGTGAAGGTGCAAAAAGCAAAGATGAAGTTTTAGAAACTTGTTTGCATCAGATGAAATCCTGCTTTTTAGATGTAAGTACATTGTTGGTATCTCTGTGGCTGTATGTTTCTCTTTAGTTCCTCTTGCGTT from Cannabis sativa cultivar Pink pepper isolate KNU-18-1 chromosome 2, ASM2916894v1, whole genome shotgun sequence encodes:
- the LOC133034117 gene encoding uncharacterized protein LOC133034117 encodes the protein MALNRLQVIILQIYAISKSSCINPKLLFPFVRLCRRTAALSINPKIDLSLSLSFCSVRSLSFCSVRLRRRTAPQAVRSALFDFGEERQHEIWRVQEIWRWGQWLWVHRVAKSVSRQREIERRRMRDQLEDRLQRAIRRQRAEYLRQRGRLLFEDETFLALLS